The following proteins are encoded in a genomic region of Oncorhynchus keta strain PuntledgeMale-10-30-2019 chromosome 35, Oket_V2, whole genome shotgun sequence:
- the LOC118368791 gene encoding mitochondrial fission 1 protein-like, translated as MEAVVSDLVAPEDLLKFEKKYNAESVKGGVSKETKFEYAWCLIRSKYSDDIKKGIVLLEDLVNKGSKDDARDFLFYLAVANYRLKDYEKGLKYIRTLLKNEPGNNQALELEKLIVKALKKDGLVGMAIVGGIGLGVAGLAGLIGLAVSKGHGPRS; from the exons ATGGAGGCTGTTGTGAGCGATTTGGTAGCTCCAGAAGACCTTTTG AAATTTGAGAAGAAGTACAATGCTGAGTCGGTGAAGGGGGGTGTGTCAAAGGAGACCAAGTTTGAATATGCGTGGTGTCTGATCCGGAGCAAATATTCTGACGACATTAAGAAAGGAATTGTTTTGTTGGAAG ATCTGGTTAACAAGGGATCAAAGGACGATGCCAGAGACTTCCTGTTCTACCTAGCTGTGGCCAACTACAGACTGAAG GATTATGAGAAAGGTCTGAAGTATATCCGCACTCTCCTGAAGAATGAACCGGGCAACAACCAGGCCTTGGAGCTGGAGAAGCTAATAGTCAAGGCTCTAAAGAAAG ATGGTTTGGTTGGCATGGCAATTGTCGGAGGAATCGGCCTGGGCGTGGCTGGATTAGCAGGCCTCATTGGATTGGCTGTGTCCAAGGGTCATGGTCCAAGGTCCTAA